Genomic window (Ranitomeya variabilis isolate aRanVar5 chromosome 8, aRanVar5.hap1, whole genome shotgun sequence):
ACGCTTttggagacacgcacccgtaaattagaTTAGTatccccatctgcctcattatacggAATCTTTCGCCCTGGTTCCGTGTGaattacatatttcagagatttacacgaaaccccgatgtaagcgctcagcatagagcacaggataaatgtgaactgaacCTATCTACaaactttgggaggcagaatgaaaaaagcaagagtaggtgaagaattgtttttatttattttgtatgctATTCCTTATGTGGTTTATGTGATACGACAAATTTCTTTTTCGTGTCGGTGCTATTACCggttttaaattgtttttatatgtttggctgcagtcacacactaaaagtcaCTTATTACTgcttcgccatattttgagagctataattttcctataaacctgacgacagagtcatgtgatggcttttttttttgtgggacaaggttgatgtttttattaaatacatgcaaaGTTCATATTTGCACAAAAAGACCAGATAGTGTGAAAAATTccctaccagatatatatatatatatatatatactgtgtatatatatatatatatatatatatatatatatatatatatatatatatatacagtggggcaaaaaagtatttagtcagtcagcaatagtgcaagttccaccacttaaaaagatgagaggcgtctgtaatttacatcataggtagacctcaactatgggagacaaactgagaaaaaaaaatccagaaaatcacattgtctgttttttaatcattttatttgcatattctggtggaaaataagtatttggtcagaaacaaacaatcaagatttctggctctcacagacctgtaacttcttctttaagagtctactctttcctccactcattacctgtagtaatggcacctgtttaaacttgttatcagtataaagacacctgtgcacaccctcaaacagtctgactccaaactccactatggtgaagaccaaagagctgtcaaaggacaccagaaacaaaattgtagccctgcaccaggctgggaagactgaatctgcaatagccaaccagcttggagtgtagaaatcaacagtgggagcaataattagaaaatggaagacattcaagaccactgataatctccctcgatctggggctccacgcaaaatcccaccccgtggggtcagaatgatcacaagaacggtgagcaaaaatcccagaaccacgcggggggacctagtgaatgaactgcagagagctgggaccaatttaacaaggcctaccataagtaacacactacgccaccatggactcagatcctgcagtgccagacgtgtcccactgcttaagccagtacatgtccgggcccgtctgaagtttgctagagagcatttggataatccagaggagatttgggagaatgtcctatggtctgatgaaaccaaactggaactgtttggtagaaacacaacttgtcgtgtttggaggaaaaagaatactgagttgcatccatcaaacaccatacctactgtaaagcatggtggtggaaacatcatgctttggggctgtttctctgcaaaggggccaggacgactgatccgggtacatgaaagaatgaatggggccatgtatcgtgagattttgagtgcaaacctccttccatcagcaagggcattgaagatgaaacgtggctgggtctttcaacatgacaatgatccaaagcacaccgccagggcaacgaaggagtggcttcgtaagaagcaattcaaggtcctggagtggcctagccattctccagatctcaaccctatagaaaacctttggagggagttgaaagtccgtgttgccaagcgaaaagccaaaaccatcactgctctagaggagatctgcatggaggaatgggccaacataccaacaacagtgtgtggcaaccttgtgaagacttacagaaaacgtttgacctctgtcattgccaacaaaggatgtattacaaagtattgagatgaaattttgtttctgaccaaatacttattttccaccagaatatgcaaataaaatgataaaaaaacagacaatgtgattttctggatttttttttctcagtttgtctcccatagttgaggtctacctatgatgtaaattacagacgcctctcatctttttaagtggtggaacttgcactattgctgactgactaaatacttttttgccccactgtatatatgcacCTGGATGGAGTGTATAAGTTGACACAATATATTCAATGCCGCCTATTATTCATTTACCTGTGTGTCAGGATGATGCTGCAGGGATGGTGGTTCCAAATGTGGAAGGTCCTTGCGGTATGCACGAGTTTGTGCGTGCCAGATTCCACCAAACAGAGAAGGCTTCCTTGCTGGTGGGGACCGTCCCGGCCAGTGACAGACGCCCCTGTTTGTTGGTAACAAGTTACCGCCTGTGGGTGTTCAGGTCAGAAGCCGGCGAATAGCCAGCAAGGTGCAGGAAGCTGCAGGACCTTGTgtaatgtcacggtcacgtgataccTCACGGGACTGGCTATGGCTATGGAGCGCCCTACGGAccacaatccaacgcgtttcggaatcactGATTCCTTCATCattaaattttcaacaaatttcagtttttttcacaaataaacgcaggtaatatcatagaaatgttaccactatcatgaaatacaatatgtcacaagaaaacattgtcagattcagcgggatcggttgaagcgttccagagttataacctcataaagggacagtggtcagaattgtaaaaattggcctgttcattaacgtgcaaaccacccttggtggttaaggggttacaattattttttcaatttttttttttactttatttttacttttttactttgtccctctatGTAACTTTCACGTTTATCACTCTAATcgctgttataaagcattgcaatgattTACAGCTGTCAGGTCTTGTTTAGCTTGTTTAGACTatgctctgagcatggtgtaaCAAGTTTGCTAGCCTCGTGAccagggtcaccatggcaacgatgaaGCCCTTGCGGAGGCACCGATCGGAGCAGAGATAGAGCCCCCTCCCTTTCCCTGCCCGTTATATGTTGCGATTGATATaattcacagcatttagggggttaaactgcggAGACCAGTGCGGGCGCCtctcctggcagtgagagctggGTTACAGCTTTCATGTTAGCTGAACGTCTGGTGGCGATCGCGCATAATTGCCATGACATACGCCATACATCCAAGGTCGGGAAGGTTATAAAACtgtgaatttgttttttgttttttttaaatgttttaatttttagcaCTTTCCCTTCAATGTACCAAATCACACCCGAAAACTGATGTGGATTACATACCCACTTAAAAGTAGGCGTCCTGTGCAGTTTCTTGTATTCTCGGGGGCAGAACCTGAACATTCCTATTGTAGACTCTGAGATATGTGCTTTTGATGGGACAGATATACAATAGATTAGCGACTGACGGACATTAGGCCTCATGGGGAGATGGAAGAGAGTGATAATGTCAGAGTTAGAGGCTGCAGGAAGATGCATAAACCCATAGTTCTAGTAACAATGCCACCTCAGTCAGTTATAGATGCGAGTCAGCTATGTATCCAACCCACTGCCGCCTTGTAGGACGCGCTCtccgctcctgagcctgctccatgcaCTCACAACCAACATCCGCTACATATACCGCTAAATAAAATCCTCATAGCGCACGTAGTAACAGAAAACCCGGAGTTCTAGTAACAACACATCCTCATTCTCAGGAGGAAGCAATAACAACGTATAGGGAGGGCTGTAGGAAGGAGCCGGTGAGTTTACGTGTTACATCGTAACTGTGCAGACTACTAGAGGCTCAAAACCTACTTATTCAGAAATTCATGTTTTATGTCACTGTGGACATCAGTGACTTCTTACAGGTGTGTAATGTAGAGGATAAGTAATAGTATATGAACGTCCTGACACTGTGCAGTGTTACCACCTTTCTATATGTCACAtactggtgataaatacagaaatacaCGAAATACAGGATGATGATGTTcaataattaattttatttttttctcctagctgtgtgttttgagttgtgggaggaaaccggagtacccggggaaaacccacacagacacggggagaacatacaaactctgtgcAGATGGTGTCCCAGATTTCCACCCAGGAGCACCGTGCTGCTCgccaacagtgctaatcactgcgccACCGCGCCGTCCTGTAGTCTGATGGTCCTACATCTCCAAGCAGCATGCCAGCCAGGTGAGTTATGGGGCAGCAATAGAGAATGCAGGACACTATGGTCTCTGATATGTAACAGAGTAGATGGAAGAACTCGGGGTGGGATTCCAACAGACCCCGCCTGTTTCTTCAGACCACACCCAGGTCCACGCCTCCCTGACCCAGTAGTCAGGTATTAGGGGGACTATGATATATTGCAATTGCTGTAATTTATGCGGCTCTTAATGTTCTTCCACATGTTTCTGATATAGGAGAAGCCACGGAACAGCCACTTGTCCTCTGGGGTTACAGGTGGTTTCTGAGCTTCAGTGCCAGTAATGTTCTTCCACCTGTTGCTGATAGAGGAGAAGCCACAGATCAGCCGCTGGTCCTCCGGGGTTATAGGTGGTTTCTGAGCTTCAGTGCCAGTAATGTTCTTCCACCTGTTGCTGATATAGGAGAAGCCACAGAACAGCCGCTGGTCCTCCGGGGTTATAGGTGGTTTCTGAGCTTCAATGCCAGACATCACTTGGTGCAATTCCATTTGTTTGCTTGTTTCCAAAACTGGGATCTATAAAAGAAAGACAAATCAGTCTGGTTACTTCATTAGGTATTTAATTATATCCGTCCCCTCCTGAGGGTATATGTACAGATCGTGGATGAGCCGTGGTAACCGTGTGCAGATTACCGCTAATCGCCATGATGCATCGTTACCTGCAGCTTGAGAACAAGTCAACTACTGGTGCTGCCTGGCAATCTGCGGTATCCACATCTACTACAACTGCACCATAAagccgtgttcacacgttgcaacCACATTGGGCTCTTTTGCCGCAGTATCAACAAAAATTCATACTTCTGTTGTGGTTTCTACTTCCAAAAATGGCAAGAGAAATATTGCtcttttgcaaaaaaaatccaCAGTGTGAACGCAGGCTAACGGATCCAAGTTATTCACTAAGTGGCCTTCTGAAGAATTGGGGACAATAATTACACTTTTGAGAAATATGTAAAAGcctgtccatcctgccccatactgtAATTCCACCCATTTACCAGCAGGGGAGGATATACACTTTCTGGCCTACACTATGTAGGATTGTTACTCATTATTTGATTATTTCTTACACATATTATCACATTACACAGACAAGGAGGTGACATTATAATAAAATAACGCTGTGCACTTACAGGTTTCATTGTAAATGGTGGACGTGAGCTTCCCGCCTCTAATTCCTCCCAGTTTATGGGCGAGAAGAATGGATGTCCTTTTAAATTGCTGCAAACATCCTGCCTCTTCTCTGGTGATTTACACAAGAGCTGCAAATAAATAAGAAACATTATTATATCACAAGTAATAATAGAAATAATCTCAGAAAAAAAGCAGTTACAGAATTGATTTCTAATTTTCTTATAGAAAGATTAATTTATTAAAGCAACCATTGCTAGGAACAAATGCGATAAGACAGGATAAGATAGGATAATACAGGACAGGATGGTACAGGATAGTACAGGACAGGATAGTACAGGACAGGATAGTACAGGACAGGATAGTACAGGACAGGATAGGATAGtacaggataggccatcaatagttGATCAGTCAGGGGCCGAGACCCAATAATCCTGATGATTAGCTGTGTGGAGAGGTTTTGGTGAGCGCCCAGCCTCTTTATTGTATAAATTGGCCTGTAGATGAGAACGCTGTACATATAGGAGAGGCTGTCCCGGGGCTCCAGCAGTGTCCCAATTCCTTCTATTGGATAAAGCTGAAATACCCAACACAGTGGTGATGAAATGTACGGTGTATTATCAAAACTCATGACTGGCCTATCCTTCCTATGTCTCCAGGTATAAGTGTCTATTTACTCACTCTCTCTATGACATCCCTGAGCTGAGAATCCATGGTGTTCGGATGGCAAGGTTTGCCACGTGCCACTGAAAAAGCAAGCTTTCGTAAACACGAACCAGAGTAAAACGGGAAAAATCCTGTGGCCATTTCGTAGACTATGACCCCAAAAGCGAACAGGTCGACCGTGTAATTAAAGGGCTGTCGACGGATCATCTGTGGAAACATAAGATTAGAATAGTAAGTTAGTACATTGTCCATCCTGGGAGACCGAAAACAACCGTGGTCCATGTTTACTGGTAGTGTTTTTCCACACCTAAGCCCCATACATAATACATGTCAGCCAAAAGATCATTTCGTTGATAGCTACCTCTCCCATGAACAGGAACTCACAGTTCAGCCAAGAACTTCTATGTTCTCTATTAGAGAAACTCTGCcagactccaaaaaataaaggaTTGATCATTGGAAATCCAATGTGATAGATCCTTCTCCTCCTGGATATAGAGTCTAGAGGCCCCAGTACACATTAGAATGTTGGCTGATCCTTCTGATATTGGCCGGTTCGGCGTTCggctgactttagtctaatatgtatgggggctctTACATGGTCTATCTATTAGTTAGCGTTAGTAAATGTGGGCCGCTGTGGTGATCGATCTGTGATTCCACAAGCTCCACATTAAGTGAGAATTGCAGGTGGATAATAAAGTATGAGATATTAGTAGTCACATAGTCACCTCAGGAGCCATATAGTCAGGAGTGCCGCAAAATTCACTGATCTTCTGAGAGCCAAATACATTCATAGCAGCAAGGCCGAAATCAGCAATCTTAGCGTGTCCATCACCGTCCAGAAGAATGTTGTCTGGTTTTAAATCccttaaaaaagaaagaaaaatagttatGTGAATCAGACAGAGATGAGCTGTAGTGCTGGGGTTACTGAGGGGGCTTCACAGGACCAATCActaaacactgggggcagattcactaatcctatcttgtgtagacATATACCAGGCTGTCTGAAAATGCGCCAAATTCATCACAGTGACTGTTTGAGAAATTAGGAGCATCTTCAGACTTTTGTCCGATGTTACACCACTATTGTTTTCATTACTTACAGCCAATAATTTTCACAAAAATCTGGCTACAGTTTAGTTGCACGTTGTGACATTGTAAGCCACATGGATTCCTattaaactaccgtattttccggcgtataagacgactgggcgtataagacgaccccccaactttttcagttaaaatataaaatcttcttaaaagtcgggggtcttcttatacgccgtatgtcgtcttatagggccggtgaataatttgccttttggggggggagtggtcccgatgacgacgatggggcgtctcacaggaaagtgtgagtggactatcccccattacctcatcgtagcgctgcagcgtggggtctctgtgctgggagcggcggccacTGCTCCTCTTTgtaccgcgtgggtgctgtggggcagcggctcctcttcatgcagtgtggggcctctgtgctgtggggcggcggcggcgtatcttcatgcagtcagtcggggctcctccggcatctccttaaagcccggaggccccgccggcagctccattgctgcgatgcggtggcctccgggaaaatggccgctggggggggcgcatgctcagattcagatctcgtcccgagatctcgggagacgagatctgaatctgagcagcggccattttcccggaggccaccgcatcgcagcaatggagctgccggtggggcctccgggctttaaggagatgccggaggagccccgactgactgcatgaagatacgccgccaccccacagcacagaggccccacactgcacgaagaggagccgccgccccacagcacagcacccatgcggcacaaagaggagcagcagccgccgctcccagcacagacaccccacgctgcagcgctacgatgaggtaatgggggatactccacgctctttcctgtgagatgccccctcttcgtcatcaggaaaccatatacacattggccggcgtacaagacgatacccggcgtataagacgacccccgacttttaagaagattttcaggggttaaaaagtcatcttatacgccggaaaatatggtattcCCATTTCCATAAAAGCCTTGACCCCTCTTCGAGTGAGCCCCAAAAAGGGTCTAAAACACTTCATGAATGTGGTACACGTCATGTTCACCAGATTTTTGGCACAAATAACACCACAATTCTGGCACATTTAACTATTTCCCATAGTAAATCTTTCCCTACGTATAAAAAGAGAAATGACTTATTACCGGTGAATAATCCCCCGACTGTGGAGAAACTCTATTCCACTCAAGATTTCTGCTGCAAGAAACctaataaggaagaaaaaaaatcctatcaGCATTAATTGTTCTACTGAACCACTAATAACTATGAGGGGAGACAGCGGCCACAGAAATCACGGAGCGGCTGTTCTCTTACCTGGTCGTGCAGACATCCAGGGGGCCTCTGGATTTGATAAATGCAGTCAACGTTCCACCACTCAGATATTCCATGGCATAAAATGCATAGTCCTGTGCGAGAGGAGGGAAGATGATTGTAAATAATGCAGATTGAATTTGCAATCTAATGGAAGCAACTGgacatgatggggagaaaggaattTTTAGAAGGTGAGGAGTCTCTTACCGCTGTCTGGAAGGTTCCATAGGCATGTGTGAAGAATCTGCTGTCTTCAGTGATTGCCAGGACCTCTCTCTCTGAGCGGATGGTGTGTTTAGCGTACTCCAACAATTCCCTCTTCTTGACCATCTTGACAGCCAGCTGAAGTCCGCTGGGTTGATGTGTCGCCAGCATCACCCTGCCAAAGCTGCCTTCTCCAAGTTTCCTGGTAAAGATGAAATTCTCCAGGGAAAGACAGGCAGTCACTTGCTCTGGAGGGCTGGTGGTCTGAGCACCGATTACACCTAGAAGGGAAAACAGATATAAGAACCAACAATTAATCTTACAGTCACACTCACATATAATGCTACAATAAATTGGCAATTTTCAATCTATCATGAACTTTGAACCCTGATGAACCTGATTACCACCATGTTCTGGCTGGAGAGCCCCAAGTATAGAAGGTGGAGAGCTCTGATGTAAATGGTAAGATGTACAGGATACGATtatgtcattagtagtgttgagcgataccgtccgatacttgaaagtatcggtatcggaaagtatcggccgataccgtcacagtatcggaatccaatccgataccgatacccgataccaatacaagtcaatgggactcatgtatcggacggtatccctgatggttcccagggtctgaaggagaggaaactctccttcaggccctgggaaccatataaatgtgtaaaagaaagaattaaaataaaaaatatcgctatactcacctgtccgacgcagccgggacttcagcgagggaaccggcagcgttgtttgtttaaaaatcgcgctattacttggttacgtgaattcccggcttgtgattggtcaggtcggccatgttgccgggacgcggaccaatcacagcaagccgtgacgaaattacgtcacggcttgctgtgattggtccgcgtcccggcaatatggccgccctgaccaatcacaagccgggacgtcacgggaggctggacacgcgctcattttaaaatgggcgcgtgtccagcctcccgtgacgtcacggcttgtgattggttgcgccgcgatcaaccaatcacaagccgggaggctggacgcgctcattttgaaatgggcgcgtgtccagcctcccgtgacgtcacggcttgtgattggttgcgccgcgatcaaccaatcacaagccgggaggctggacgcgctcattttgaaatgggcgcgtgtccagccttccgtgacgtcacggcttgtgattggttgcgccgcgatcaaccaatcacaagccgggaggctggacgcgctcattttgaaatgggcgcgtgtccagcctcccggcttgtgattggttgaccgcgacgcaaccaatcacaagccgtgacgtcacgggaggctggacacgcgccctttttaaaatgagcgcgtttccagcctcccgtgacgtcacggcttgtgattggttaatggcggccatgttgccgggacgcggaccaatcacagcaagccgtgacgtattttcgtcacggcttgctgtgattggtccgcggcccggcaacatggccgccctgaccaatcacaagccgggacttcgcgtaaccatgtaaaagcgggaattttaaacaaacaacgctgccggttcctgcgctgaggtcccggctgcgtcggacaggtgagtatagcgatattttttattttaattctctattttacacattttaacattaatgttgttccgatacccgatacccgataccacaagagtatcgaaatcccggtatcggaattccgatacagcaagtatcggccgatacccgatacttgcagcatcggaatgctcaacactagtcattaggttacattttgtaaaataaatgAACACTGTATATAAAACATGGATGTGGCCTGTCACTAAATGACTATAGACTTTACCTTCTGGAGCTTGATCGATGGATTTGTCAGTCTCACGTCTTCTCTTTGTGGTGGTCTCAGTGTCAGATGTCCTCTTTCTCTTAAGTGGTTCTCTACAACTTTGATTTTCAGCGCTCTCATGATGTATGTGAGAGCTCCTGGTTTTAGCTGATCCGCTAAATCTTATTTCAGAGGTAACATCCTTTCCACTCTCAGATTCCACCATTCTTCCTCTCTTATTTGGGGTTGCATCTTCCTTCTCGGGAGATGAGTtccctctttttttcccctttttaagggtctttatctctggtggatatccagaagatgttgtacagggatcatctgttttcttaacaggtacgtcctgtacaatgtcctgagaagtttcTCCTCTCTGAGAAAAACTCTCTTCCGTGCATCTCTTTTTAGCACTCCTCTTATTCTTTTCACCACACTTCCTTTTTCGTCCCATGATAAGTTAATATCAATAATAACGAATTTATTAAGTGCGCAAAAGTCGTCTTCACTCTCCAACAGTTGAAGGTAAAGTAAGAATAATGACATCGGAATTCTAAACCTAACAGTCACCTAGTATTGTGACATCAtcgccattgtgacatcatcagccaGAGTGTAAGCGATGATGTCATCAGCTGCTGCTGGACTAAGTTTGACTTAATCAGATGACCTTGTTTAAGAAAAGTTTCgtttttcatagtaacatagttagcatttTTTAAGATCCTACTCAATGACCCTAAATGTTTTGCCTCTAACTATTCAAAAATCTGTAAACACCTAGAAAATTCCCAATAACTGATGCAGCAACAAATAGATtaataaccaaataaataaataaatgttacttTTTTCAATATGCAAAATTGCTGGACATGATCTCATTAAAATAATATATGAAGAAAAACATGTTAAAATAACAATCGGAGACTCAGGTCTCCAGAGTACCAAAAATATTAGACAGGTGTTTTTTATGTAATGGCTGATGGGTTCAAATCTGCAGTGATGCACATGGATGAAAATAGGAACaaatccttatatttcacattgtgcCCCCGCCGCCTCCGTCCCACAGCCCTGTGTTGTGTAGAGGCCACAGTGACATTTCATCTACATACAACAGTATATAAAATCTccacattctccagtggtttttatACTCAGTGGTGTTTTGTCCGCAGTGATATTATACCCTGCAGGAGCCATAGGATGACGTAGTTGCATGACTTTATCTCTGTATGGATAGTTAACAAAAACTGACATTTCGGATACACGCCAATGTATATGATTCCAAGGCCAGAACCTAATACTAAACAATTAGAGCAGCTCTCTCACATAATATGAtcctacaaaaaagaaaaatggagcagAAATGCCCTTAATAAATAAGGTGAGATGAgacgtaaaaatataaaaaaaactgtacaaATCTTTATTAGCTCACTCACATACATAGTACGGGTATACACAACCCACAAAACAATACAGGAAAAGTTAGAAATAGCGGGAAGATCCAGGCAACACAAGTACTGAAAACCTCTCATAGTAAACATGTAAAGGCACAAAATCCAAGATACATCAGTGTATCTGTATCACAGTGACATATTGTAAGTATTACACAAAGGAAAAAGCAATTCCATATGGAGAAATGATTTGTAAAAAGTAGCCAGTGTGCATCTGCCTTTCCTTAATAAAGTGCCATTGATACTGCAATACAGGGATTATGCTTACCCATATGGGAAAGAGGGGATATGAGAGACCGCGTGCACCttaaccctgacgcgcgtttcgcgtgacagGCTTCTGTCTGGGCTTCATATTTATACtacctattgaacctgttctacgcccgggtggctagcatttatattggtatatggtctccatcctggtatgtggtgcttccatcctgcgccctaatcttgtcatgtgctgctaccatcttgctccCCCTTCCTAtcttgcagcccccatcctgccccCCCTCccggtcatgtgcagcccccatcctgcaccctcatcctgtgttgtggGCCTCCATCTtgccatgtgctactctcttcctgtgccctcatgctgtcatgtgttcccatcctgtgcccacaattctggtatgtgctactccaattctgcacccccatcttgtcatgtggtgctctcatccggcgtccccatcctgtcatgtggtgctctcatcccgcgtccccatcctgtcatgtggtgctctcatctggcgtccccatcctgtcatgtggtgctctcatccggtgtccccatcctgtcatgtggtgccccCTCCTGCACACCCATTCTGTAATGTGtttctcccatcctgtgcccctattctgtcatgtgctgcacccattctgcgcccccattcagtcatgtgctgcacccattctgagccttcattctgtcatttgctgctcccatgctGCGTCCCCATTCTGTCTTGTGCAGTAAAAAGCGTTGGATTGTACGTTGACCTCATCTGGAGTGGTTTCCGGCCGGGCATTTCCTACTAAATATTCTGGCTGAAAGATTGCCAGACCAATGAGCAAACTATGGTCATCATTTTGAAAATTAAAATTACGGTAGTCCTTAATGGATTATTAGTGCTGTAACattaatattatatattattatatattattatattatatttcagTCGGGCCATTATTCGATTCTGAGAGCCTGActttatacatatgtatattagTGGATCACGATGCATTGAAAGATTTGTAagtctaagggcaggtgcagacggctGTATATTCTGTCAACCAAGAGAATCGGGTCAATtacgcaaatcacactctgatcagcgtGTGCTCACATTGTCATCTCATGCTCTTAGACGAGGAGa
Coding sequences:
- the LOC143788845 gene encoding protein kinase C delta type-like produces the protein MVESESGKDVTSEIRFSGSAKTRSSHIHHESAENQSCREPLKRKRTSDTETTTKRRRETDKSIDQAPEGVIGAQTTSPPEQVTACLSLENFIFTRKLGEGSFGRVMLATHQPSGLQLAVKMVKKRELLEYAKHTIRSEREVLAITEDSRFFTHAYGTFQTADYAFYAMEYLSGGTLTAFIKSRGPLDVCTTRFLAAEILSGIEFLHSRGIIHRDLKPDNILLDGDGHAKIADFGLAAMNVFGSQKISEFCGTPDYMAPEMIRRQPFNYTVDLFAFGVIVYEMATGFFPFYSGSCLRKLAFSVARGKPCHPNTMDSQLRDVIERLLCKSPEKRQDVCSNLKGHPFFSPINWEELEAGSSRPPFTMKPIPVLETSKQMELHQVMSGIEAQKPPITPEDQRLFCGFSYISNRWKNITGTEAQKPPITPEDQRLICGFSSISNRWKNITGTEAQKPPVTPEDKWLFRGFSYIRNMWKNIKSRINYSNCNIS